A genomic segment from Nicotiana sylvestris chromosome 1, ASM39365v2, whole genome shotgun sequence encodes:
- the LOC138876316 gene encoding uncharacterized protein, producing MGLNLAINMNIQELSVIGDSNLLLHQVQGEWATKNTKILPYMYHVQELMKRFTKIEFKHVPKVQNEFADALATLSSMIQHPDKNFILPIPVRIHSQPAYCAHVDEETDGNPWFHDIKEYLAKGEYLEQANHTQKCTLHRLSDHFFQSRGILYRRTPDLGLLRCVDAEEASKLLKELHAGTCGPHMNNFLLAKKILKDGYFWMTMETECIRYVQKCHQCQIYEDMI from the coding sequence ATGGGGCTCAACTTGGCCATCAacatgaatatacaagagttgtCGGTAATTGGTGATTCGAATCTTCTGctacatcaggttcaaggagaatgggctacgaaaaacaccaagatactaccatacaTGTATCATGTGCAAGAACTGATGAAAAGGTTCACGaaaatagaattcaaacatgttccaaaagtccagaacgagttcgcagatgcactggctactttgtcttccatgatacaacatccggatAAGAATTTCATCCTTCCCATTCCAGTAAGGATCCATagtcagccagcttattgtgctcatgttgatgAAGAAACGGACGGAaatccatggttccacgacatcaaggaatatttagctaaaggagaatacctagagcaggcgaaccatactcagaaatgcacactgcATAGGTTGTCCGATCATTTTTTCCAAAGTAGAGGAATTTTGTATAGGAGAACACCTGATCtaggattattaaggtgtgttgacgccgaagaagCTTCCAAATTGCTCAAGGAATTACATGCTGgaacctgcggtccacatatgaacaatTTTcttctagccaagaagatactcaaagatggatacttttggatgactatggaaacagaatGCATCCggtatgtccagaaatgccaccaatgccAGATATATGAAGATATGATATGA